GAAATGCAATTTCTGTGAAAGCTGATGGTCTATTACAAATTTTGGATGATAATGATAAACATGGTATAGAAGTCGATGAAAAGATATTTTCTTTCTTGTCTTTTGTAAAGGGATATGATTTGCCAAGATTTGAGGATAACTATTATCTATTCACAAAAGAAGATTTAGAAAGAGAATATAAAAGACTGGGAAATATTACATTATTAAGTGGAAGTGAAATAGATTACTAACAATAGGTATAAACTGCCCTGAAAGGTCGATTAGTCACTAAACATTAGAACTGGAAATAAAAACAATATGGAAGTAATAGAAAGTAAATGGTATAAAAAGGATGGTGCAAATACTGCGTTTATTGAAGATGTAGAAAAGCAGCTAAATACAACCTTGCCAAAACAGTACAAAAGTTTTTTGTTATGGAGCAATGGTGGTGAGGGTAAGTTAGGAGATAACTACATTTATATATGGGCTATTGAAGATATTATTGCTTACAATCATGACTATGGAATACAAAAATATCTTCAAAAAGAGTATTTGGCATGGATGGTGATATTGGATATATTTTTTATCTGCCTGACAATAGTATATATAGGGTGGATTTGGGAGATTTAGATATGGCTTCTATCAAGTACATAGCACCTTCTTTTGACGATTTTCTAGGCAAGGCTATTTATCTTAATTTCGATAAATTGCAAAATGTAGTATAACGTAAAATAATAATGATATGAAAGAGTTTGAAAAAATAAATTCGGATATTGATAAATATGGTTTTTCGGTCATTCTGATTGAAGCAACGGATTATCTTCCTTCATTTGCGTATAGTATTGGATTATGGAAAACGTGTAAACACCCGGAAATAATTGTTTTCGGACTCTCGATAGATATACTTCATTCAATTGTAAATGAAGTTGGTAAATTTGTACTAAATGGAAATATCGTACAGCCAAACGAATTGTATTGCGATTTTCTGGAGAATGGAAGTAATTATTTTCTGCAAGTAGATAAACGGAGTTTGAATGATTATGTTGGATTCGCTCTTGATTATTATAACTTCGTATTTCCTGTTTTAGAATTTATCTGGACTGATAAGAACGGTTGTTTTCCGTGGGATGAAAATTTCGATAGTAATCTCAAATTTAAACAACCGCTATTGGACAGGAACTATGATTTTAAGTTTTTTGAGAGTGAAAATTTAGGTGTCTTTACAACCAAACAATGGT
The DNA window shown above is from Bacteroides faecium and carries:
- a CDS encoding SMI1/KNR4 family protein, producing the protein MEVIESKWYKKDGANTAFIEDVEKQLNTTLPKQYKSFLLWSNGGEGKLGDNYIYIWAIEDIIAYNHDYGIQKYLQKEYLAWMVILDIFFICLTIVYIGWIWEI
- a CDS encoding DUF4262 domain-containing protein, producing MKEFEKINSDIDKYGFSVILIEATDYLPSFAYSIGLWKTCKHPEIIVFGLSIDILHSIVNEVGKFVLNGNIVQPNELYCDFLENGSNYFLQVDKRSLNDYVGFALDYYNFVFPVLEFIWTDKNGCFPWDENFDSNLKFKQPLLDRNYDFKFFESENLGVFTTKQWLEESKPILNVVHDSDGDWQFLTGEQTGKDIKLVALKELILKDATLNEVFDLDYGEEAHRKSIEDEWERNYIESDNE